In Verrucomicrobiota bacterium, the following proteins share a genomic window:
- a CDS encoding ATP-dependent Clp protease proteolytic subunit: MDSSLLQAARTSAGKASPQELARVSNSYVPMVVEQEGRIERSYDIYSRLLKDRIIFIGSEIDPYNQVSNSVIAQLLFLQMQDPKKDINIYINSPGGSVSSGLAIYDTMQFVSCDINTYCIGMAASMGAVLLAAGSAGKRFALPNADIMIHQVSGGAQGTASDVERTVEHMYSLKRRLNAILARHTGKTVEQVERDADRDHWLSAPEAAEYGLVDRVLENKSDQENAS, from the coding sequence ATGGATTCTTCTCTTCTCCAAGCCGCCCGGACTTCCGCCGGAAAGGCCAGCCCCCAGGAGCTGGCTCGTGTTTCAAACAGCTACGTGCCCATGGTGGTGGAGCAGGAGGGCCGCATCGAGCGCTCCTACGACATCTACTCCCGTCTGCTCAAGGACCGCATCATCTTCATTGGCTCCGAGATCGATCCCTACAATCAAGTGTCCAATTCGGTCATCGCCCAGCTTTTGTTCCTGCAAATGCAAGACCCCAAAAAGGACATCAATATCTACATCAATTCCCCCGGAGGCTCCGTCTCCTCGGGCTTGGCCATTTACGACACGATGCAGTTTGTCAGCTGTGACATCAACACCTACTGCATCGGGATGGCGGCCAGCATGGGGGCGGTGCTTTTGGCGGCCGGGAGCGCGGGCAAGCGCTTTGCCCTTCCCAATGCGGACATCATGATCCATCAAGTGTCCGGGGGGGCGCAGGGGACGGCCAGCGATGTCGAGCGCACCGTCGAGCACATGTATTCTCTCAAGCGCCGCTTGAACGCCATCCTGGCCCGGCACACCGGGAAGACGGTCGAGCAGGTGGAGCGGGATGCCGACCGGGACCATTGGCTTTCGGCCCCCGAGGCAGCGGAATATGGACTGGTAGACCGAGTGTTGGAGAACAAATCGGATCAGGAAAACGCTTCCTAA
- the tig gene encoding trigger factor: MNIIVERQPNCQALLKVEVPSDAVLQERQQLVKAFSQQARIPGFRPGKAPAAVIQKKYGKEIAAETEERLIGQAYREAVAQEKLRVLNVRDVREQTFHSDESFSFEAELTLAPEIILPEYKGIPVEKPKVEVTEAQVEKTIEGMRQRFANYEDLERSLAMDDFATVDFQGKIEGAPVKEGFPDLPDYLDHAEDFWVRMDEESFLPGFAKGLEGASAGETLSVSVTLADDFYLEALQGKTIDYEVTIKSVKAQRLPEVDDAFAGQLREGLTLEALRSDVREQLEAEATRKADQAVENQIMAYLDSKVAAELPEDIVASETQAQVNEMVNYGLEQGFQNEQIQKQEEDIVNTASERARTSVKTNFILQRILQEEKIEASEAELKQRIMLMALKEQSTPDKLMKQLEKEDRIGSVRHQIALGKVVDFLKENASVTEVEPDSAPD, translated from the coding sequence ATGAACATCATTGTCGAAAGACAGCCAAATTGTCAGGCTCTCCTGAAGGTGGAAGTGCCTTCGGATGCCGTTCTCCAAGAGCGCCAGCAACTGGTGAAGGCCTTTTCGCAGCAAGCTCGAATTCCCGGCTTCCGGCCCGGGAAGGCCCCGGCGGCCGTCATTCAGAAAAAGTATGGCAAAGAGATCGCAGCCGAGACCGAAGAGCGCCTCATCGGACAAGCCTACCGGGAGGCTGTGGCGCAGGAGAAACTGCGTGTGCTCAACGTCCGCGATGTCCGTGAGCAGACCTTTCACTCCGATGAGAGCTTTTCCTTCGAGGCCGAGCTGACGCTGGCCCCTGAAATCATCTTGCCGGAATACAAGGGCATCCCGGTGGAGAAGCCCAAGGTGGAGGTGACGGAGGCCCAGGTGGAGAAAACGATCGAGGGGATGCGGCAGCGTTTCGCGAACTACGAGGATCTGGAGCGCTCTTTGGCGATGGACGATTTCGCGACCGTCGATTTCCAAGGAAAAATCGAGGGGGCGCCTGTCAAAGAGGGCTTTCCGGATTTGCCCGATTACCTCGACCATGCGGAGGATTTCTGGGTCAGGATGGATGAGGAGAGTTTCTTGCCCGGCTTTGCCAAGGGCCTGGAGGGCGCCTCGGCCGGAGAGACCCTTTCGGTGAGCGTGACGCTGGCCGATGACTTTTACCTCGAGGCGCTCCAGGGCAAAACCATCGATTACGAGGTCACCATCAAGTCGGTCAAAGCGCAGCGCCTGCCTGAGGTGGATGACGCCTTCGCGGGGCAGCTGCGCGAGGGGCTCACGCTGGAGGCGCTCCGATCGGATGTCCGGGAACAGCTCGAGGCGGAGGCGACCCGCAAGGCCGACCAGGCGGTCGAGAATCAAATCATGGCTTACCTCGACTCCAAGGTGGCGGCCGAGCTACCGGAAGACATCGTGGCCTCAGAAACCCAAGCCCAGGTCAATGAGATGGTGAATTACGGCCTCGAGCAGGGCTTTCAGAACGAGCAAATCCAGAAACAAGAGGAGGACATTGTGAACACTGCCTCCGAGCGCGCCCGCACCTCCGTCAAAACAAATTTCATCCTCCAGCGCATTCTCCAAGAAGAGAAGATTGAGGCTTCCGAGGCCGAGCTGAAACAGCGGATCATGCTCATGGCGCTCAAAGAGCAGTCCACGCCGGATAAATTGATGAAGCAGCTCGAGAAAGAGGATCGTATCGGCTCCGTCCGGCATCAGATTGCCCTCGGCAAGGTGGTTGACTTCCTCAAGGAGAACGCCAGCGTCACCGAGGTCGAGCCCGATTCGGCTCCCGATTGA
- a CDS encoding surface lipoprotein assembly modifier, with amino-acid sequence MTAKLFFFLFLCPLAFGSMESANQTIRESRVKLDGGQSLTGDEWMALGAALHERGEYILAVEAFTVASVLDPGLAEQASLEIKNSKAAISGQRVVAQIESYAAELESVGEQLRRETEIVSQAAQRVQTTPAERPLTGSIGLTLGYGTSLDGRNRDLFLPGPTESDDTFIDLELYLAYRLYQKNGYSLTPFVSFATRNHFDATTLDYDSLTAALSGSYLDQTKALIHTLDLGTSQLWFDSEYFSNALFANYQVVHRLSDTQALGAVARLDWADYQTLTGVNDRDGEIYSGSLFYQHSFSRLTANLSVNFGHQTTEGTEYENSFIGISPSLSAQLPYDISGRLFFSYTHAPYEKASGFLTNGDPRSDDRLRTGLSLSKELVENWRLSLSYTYSEQDSNVTLFTYDQHLFTSKLVYSF; translated from the coding sequence ATGACCGCCAAGCTCTTCTTTTTTCTCTTTCTCTGCCCCCTCGCCTTCGGGTCGATGGAATCCGCCAACCAAACCATCCGCGAATCCCGCGTCAAGCTGGACGGGGGCCAGTCCTTGACGGGCGATGAATGGATGGCCTTAGGAGCGGCCCTGCATGAGCGGGGCGAATACATTCTCGCGGTCGAGGCCTTCACCGTGGCTTCCGTCCTCGACCCCGGTCTGGCTGAGCAAGCCTCCCTCGAGATCAAGAACTCGAAGGCCGCCATCTCTGGCCAGCGCGTCGTCGCGCAAATCGAGAGCTATGCCGCCGAGCTGGAAAGCGTGGGCGAGCAACTCCGGCGGGAAACCGAAATCGTCTCCCAAGCCGCCCAGCGCGTCCAAACCACCCCGGCCGAGCGGCCCCTGACTGGGAGCATCGGGCTGACCTTGGGCTACGGCACCTCCCTCGACGGCCGCAACCGGGATCTCTTCCTCCCCGGACCCACCGAATCGGACGACACCTTCATCGACCTGGAACTGTATCTCGCTTACCGGCTCTATCAGAAAAACGGCTACAGCCTGACCCCCTTCGTCAGCTTCGCCACCCGGAACCACTTCGACGCCACCACGCTCGATTATGACAGCCTGACCGCCGCGCTCAGCGGGAGTTACCTCGATCAAACCAAGGCCCTCATCCACACCCTGGACCTCGGCACCTCGCAGCTCTGGTTCGACAGCGAATACTTCTCGAACGCCCTCTTCGCGAATTACCAAGTGGTTCATCGGCTCAGTGACACCCAAGCCCTCGGCGCGGTCGCCCGGCTCGACTGGGCCGACTACCAAACCCTCACCGGCGTGAATGATCGCGACGGAGAAATCTACTCCGGCAGCCTCTTCTACCAGCACAGCTTCTCCCGCCTAACCGCCAACCTCTCGGTCAACTTCGGTCACCAAACGACCGAAGGGACCGAGTATGAAAACTCCTTCATCGGGATCTCCCCCTCCCTCTCTGCCCAGCTGCCCTACGACATCTCAGGCCGTTTGTTCTTCAGCTACACCCATGCGCCCTACGAGAAAGCGAGTGGCTTCCTCACGAACGGTGATCCCCGGAGTGATGACCGCCTCCGCACTGGGCTCTCCCTCTCCAAAGAACTCGTGGAAAACTGGCGGCTCAGCCTTTCCTACACCTACTCCGAACAGGACTCGAACGTCACCTTGTTCACCTACGATCAACACCTCTTCACCAGCAAGCTTGTCTACAGCTTCTGA
- a CDS encoding DUF433 domain-containing protein produces MNDFTNRITVDPGKCGGKPCIRGMRIRVLDLLANGLSHEEVLSELPDLEEEDIRAAIIYARKRRDHTVIAA; encoded by the coding sequence ATGAACGACTTCACCAACAGGATCACTGTTGATCCCGGCAAATGCGGTGGGAAGCCTTGTATTCGTGGAATGCGGATTCGGGTGTTGGATCTGCTCGCGAATGGCTTGAGTCACGAGGAGGTGCTGTCTGAACTTCCGGACCTGGAAGAGGAGGATATTCGTGCGGCCATCATTTATGCCCGCAAGCGCAGGGATCACACGGTGATCGCGGCATGA
- a CDS encoding HigA family addiction module antitoxin: MTDSNLIPLENFFAETLAETLEEWPATQAQVARATGIPAPHLSAMKAGNRRCTPEYDLRLGRYFGISPGYWMRLQLSYDMDAAERSKGEVIKGEVHEFQVA; the protein is encoded by the coding sequence ATGACTGATTCAAATTTGATTCCCCTCGAGAACTTTTTTGCCGAGACTTTGGCGGAGACGCTGGAGGAGTGGCCTGCGACGCAAGCCCAGGTGGCCCGCGCCACAGGCATCCCGGCTCCGCACTTGTCCGCGATGAAGGCAGGCAATCGACGTTGCACCCCGGAGTATGATCTGCGGCTGGGTCGCTACTTTGGCATATCCCCGGGCTATTGGATGCGACTTCAGCTATCCTACGACATGGACGCCGCCGAACGCTCCAAGGGAGAGGTCATCAAAGGCGAAGTGCATGAGTTCCAAGTTGCTTGA
- a CDS encoding type II toxin-antitoxin system RelE/ParE family toxin, with translation MIVSFRDAETEKVFRGAFSRKLPQDIQQRARRRLMQIHNASSINDLRVPPSNRLESLVGDRSAYWSIRINRQWRVVFGWKDGNASEVLIEDYH, from the coding sequence GTGATCGTCAGTTTCCGAGACGCTGAGACCGAAAAAGTCTTTCGGGGTGCATTCAGCCGGAAACTGCCGCAGGACATCCAACAGCGAGCCAGACGACGTCTGATGCAGATCCATAACGCCAGTTCGATCAACGATCTTCGGGTGCCTCCGAGCAACCGGCTGGAGAGCTTGGTGGGTGATCGCTCAGCTTACTGGAGCATCCGAATCAACCGTCAGTGGCGCGTGGTTTTCGGATGGAAGGACGGCAACGCCTCGGAGGTTTTGATCGAAGACTATCACTGA
- a CDS encoding pitrilysin family protein, with product MDGTRYKEARLSGGLRVGTAWMPWMRSACLGIYAGVGSRHEAAPLAGLAHFAEHMLFKGTPTRSPLAITQAVEGVGGQINAFTAEDHTAYHAQVPAEFWREAGAVLADLYGHSLFPEQEIEREREVILEEIVMYREQPSQHIEDLHAEAMWPGSSLGRPVAGEEATVQRIAREDLEGFVSGGYFGPDTVISLAGPVDHEEVVDFFEAAFSDCRLQERPAKKMDALAQAPSHEEEVRPDLDQTHLALGFRGPGRLSEGRFAFRLLSILLGETMSSRLFQRLREQEGLCYQISTDTEVFDEAGLLQIYAGVDQRKVERTLDLLGEELRRIASEAPGEEEFGQALRYALGQHALAQESTYHQFSWVAESLQVHDRIVDPEETAARLAQVRREDLQALAADIFDRAHLGSAVIGRALGSQGISSRLGLP from the coding sequence ATGGACGGGACCAGGTATAAAGAGGCCCGGCTTTCCGGCGGCCTCCGAGTGGGCACGGCCTGGATGCCGTGGATGCGGAGTGCCTGCCTCGGGATCTACGCGGGGGTGGGCTCCCGGCATGAGGCCGCGCCTTTGGCCGGTCTGGCTCATTTCGCCGAACACATGCTTTTCAAGGGCACGCCGACTCGTTCGCCTCTCGCCATCACCCAAGCGGTGGAGGGCGTGGGTGGGCAAATCAACGCTTTCACTGCGGAAGATCACACCGCCTACCACGCGCAAGTGCCGGCCGAGTTTTGGCGGGAAGCGGGGGCGGTCTTGGCCGATCTCTATGGGCATTCGCTTTTCCCGGAGCAGGAGATCGAGCGCGAGCGCGAAGTCATCCTGGAGGAGATCGTGATGTATCGCGAACAGCCGTCCCAACATATCGAGGACTTGCATGCCGAGGCCATGTGGCCGGGCAGTTCTTTAGGTCGGCCAGTGGCAGGCGAAGAGGCCACCGTCCAGCGGATTGCTCGCGAGGACCTGGAAGGCTTCGTCTCCGGTGGCTACTTCGGTCCGGACACCGTCATTTCCCTGGCTGGCCCCGTGGACCATGAAGAGGTGGTCGATTTTTTTGAGGCCGCGTTTTCCGATTGCCGACTCCAGGAGCGTCCCGCCAAAAAGATGGATGCCTTGGCGCAGGCCCCCTCTCATGAGGAGGAAGTCCGCCCGGACCTTGACCAAACGCATCTCGCGCTGGGCTTCCGGGGGCCGGGAAGGCTTTCCGAGGGGCGTTTTGCCTTCCGTCTCCTGAGCATCCTCTTGGGGGAAACCATGAGTTCCCGGCTTTTCCAGCGCCTGCGGGAACAGGAAGGGCTTTGCTACCAGATCAGCACGGACACGGAGGTCTTTGATGAGGCGGGGCTGCTCCAAATCTATGCTGGAGTCGACCAACGAAAGGTCGAACGAACGCTCGACCTCCTGGGTGAGGAGTTGCGTCGCATCGCAAGCGAAGCTCCTGGCGAGGAGGAATTCGGACAAGCGCTTCGCTACGCTCTCGGACAGCATGCGCTGGCGCAGGAGTCGACCTACCATCAGTTCTCTTGGGTGGCCGAGTCGCTCCAAGTGCACGATCGCATCGTCGATCCCGAGGAGACGGCCGCCAGACTGGCGCAGGTCCGGCGAGAAGATCTCCAAGCCCTCGCGGCCGACATTTTTGATCGAGCCCACTTGGGGAGTGCCGTCATTGGGAGGGCCTTGGGCAGCCAAGGGATCTCGAGCCGGCTCGGCCTGCCCTAA
- the ispD gene encoding 2-C-methyl-D-erythritol 4-phosphate cytidylyltransferase, with amino-acid sequence MNAAVLVAAGSSRRMGFDKLAAELCGKTVLERSLEALVACEAVQEVVVVSEAAFERPLGKAVRSVAGGPRRQDSVRAGVEATSEGAEWVAVHDAARPLVTSATLNQLLRCAEENGSGVLAARVVDSLSRASSAGLVEEALDREGLWAVQTPQVFRREILREALAAVDRDGVEVTDEIGAVRYHGGEVRLMENLDWNLKITHPRDLELARWIWREREHGRDQV; translated from the coding sequence ATGAACGCAGCCGTGCTAGTGGCGGCTGGGAGCAGCCGCCGCATGGGCTTCGACAAGCTCGCGGCCGAGCTTTGCGGCAAGACGGTCTTGGAGCGTTCCCTGGAGGCCTTGGTGGCCTGCGAAGCGGTGCAGGAGGTGGTGGTGGTGAGCGAGGCCGCTTTCGAAAGGCCGCTTGGGAAAGCTGTCCGCTCGGTGGCGGGGGGTCCCAGGCGACAGGATTCGGTCCGGGCCGGGGTCGAGGCGACCTCGGAGGGGGCCGAGTGGGTGGCCGTCCACGACGCGGCTCGGCCTTTGGTCACTTCGGCGACCCTGAACCAGCTCCTCCGTTGCGCCGAAGAGAATGGATCAGGCGTCTTGGCGGCTCGGGTGGTGGACTCCCTTTCGCGAGCTTCTTCGGCTGGGTTGGTGGAGGAGGCTCTGGATCGGGAGGGGCTGTGGGCGGTGCAAACGCCGCAGGTTTTTCGCCGGGAAATTTTGCGGGAGGCTCTCGCGGCGGTCGATCGCGATGGGGTGGAGGTGACCGATGAGATCGGCGCGGTCCGCTACCATGGCGGGGAGGTTCGGCTGATGGAGAACTTGGACTGGAACCTCAAGATCACCCATCCGCGGGATTTGGAATTGGCCCGCTGGATTTGGAGGGAAAGAGAGCATGGACGGGACCAGGTATAA
- the dxs gene encoding 1-deoxy-D-xylulose-5-phosphate synthase — protein sequence MSCSEVAATEVLSRVASPADVQALEAQDLPVLAEEIRSVLISALAKTGGHLGPNLGVVELTIALHRVFHTPSDRFVFDVSHQGYVHKMLTGRAGQIDTIRQYEGLNGFLLRTESEHDCYGAGHAGTAVSAALGMAAARDLAGGQEHVVCVAGDAAFTCGPTFEALNNIAETTKRFILVLNDNEWSIAKNVGAISQYFTKLNTSSSYSYLREKAAAFVEFIAGKSARRLAHKVEESAKSFLAPSVLFEEFGLRYFGPIDGHDTDLLEKTFEFLKKYDEPVILHIITEKGRGFKPALANPGKFHGLGQYSPETGETASLTHPTYSEVFARTVSRYAQEDEDIVAITAAMPGGTKLEIFQKEVPDRYFDVGIAEEHAALFACGMATRGKKPFLAIYSTFMQRAYDMIIHDMALQQLPVRLCMDRAGLSGDDGPTHHGLFDIGYLRHVPNIIHMQPKDEEEFADMLFTMAQHEEGPSAIRYPRGAGIGAQPKKEPEVLEIGKAEVLENGQDVALISLGQMLEMARETKALLEAEGLSVALVNARWIKPLDTALLEDLAARTKVLCTFEDHVLHNGFGVGVIEHLHDAGYPTPVERIGWPDEFIEHGTIPILREKHGLTAQHAAEKILQQLDRQGISRQATAV from the coding sequence ATGAGTTGTTCTGAAGTGGCCGCCACCGAGGTGCTTTCCCGGGTGGCCAGCCCGGCCGATGTCCAAGCGCTCGAGGCCCAGGATCTCCCGGTCCTGGCCGAGGAAATCCGCTCGGTCCTCATCTCGGCCCTCGCCAAGACGGGGGGACACCTGGGTCCCAACCTGGGGGTGGTCGAACTGACGATCGCTCTCCATCGGGTCTTCCACACGCCGAGCGATCGCTTTGTCTTCGACGTAAGCCACCAAGGCTATGTCCACAAAATGCTGACCGGCCGCGCGGGGCAAATCGACACCATCCGCCAATACGAAGGACTGAACGGCTTTCTCCTGCGGACGGAGAGTGAGCATGACTGCTACGGGGCCGGCCATGCCGGGACGGCGGTCTCAGCCGCTCTCGGGATGGCGGCGGCCCGGGACTTGGCGGGCGGGCAGGAGCATGTGGTGTGCGTGGCGGGCGATGCCGCCTTCACGTGCGGCCCGACCTTCGAAGCCCTCAACAACATCGCTGAAACCACCAAACGCTTCATTTTGGTGCTGAACGACAATGAGTGGTCGATCGCGAAAAACGTGGGCGCCATTTCCCAATACTTCACCAAACTCAACACCAGCTCGAGCTACAGTTACCTCCGGGAAAAAGCGGCCGCTTTCGTCGAATTCATCGCCGGGAAGTCTGCCCGCCGCCTGGCCCACAAGGTCGAGGAAAGCGCCAAGAGCTTCCTGGCGCCGAGTGTTCTCTTTGAAGAGTTCGGCCTCCGCTACTTCGGCCCGATTGATGGCCACGACACCGACTTGCTGGAAAAGACCTTCGAGTTTCTCAAGAAGTATGACGAGCCCGTCATCCTCCACATCATCACGGAAAAGGGCCGCGGCTTCAAACCGGCCTTGGCCAATCCGGGCAAGTTCCACGGCCTTGGCCAGTACTCTCCGGAAACCGGAGAAACGGCCAGCCTAACCCACCCGACTTACTCCGAAGTCTTCGCCCGGACGGTCTCCCGTTACGCGCAGGAGGATGAAGACATCGTGGCCATCACCGCCGCCATGCCTGGGGGGACCAAGCTCGAAATTTTCCAAAAGGAAGTGCCGGATCGCTATTTCGACGTGGGCATCGCCGAAGAGCACGCCGCGCTCTTTGCCTGCGGCATGGCCACGCGCGGGAAGAAGCCGTTCCTCGCCATCTACTCCACCTTCATGCAGCGGGCTTATGACATGATCATCCACGACATGGCCTTGCAGCAGCTGCCCGTCCGCCTGTGTATGGACCGGGCCGGACTCTCGGGCGACGACGGCCCGACCCACCACGGCCTGTTCGATATCGGTTACCTCCGGCACGTGCCCAATATCATTCACATGCAGCCAAAAGATGAGGAAGAGTTTGCCGACATGCTCTTTACCATGGCGCAGCATGAGGAAGGGCCGAGCGCCATCCGCTACCCCCGGGGAGCCGGCATCGGAGCCCAGCCGAAAAAGGAGCCCGAAGTCCTGGAGATTGGGAAGGCAGAGGTCTTGGAAAACGGGCAAGACGTGGCGCTCATCAGCCTGGGTCAGATGCTGGAGATGGCTCGCGAGACCAAGGCCCTGCTGGAGGCCGAGGGCCTGTCGGTGGCTCTGGTCAATGCCCGCTGGATCAAGCCGCTCGACACCGCCCTCTTGGAAGACTTGGCTGCCCGGACGAAGGTCCTCTGCACCTTTGAGGACCACGTCTTGCACAATGGCTTTGGGGTGGGGGTCATCGAGCACCTTCACGACGCGGGCTACCCCACGCCGGTCGAGCGCATCGGGTGGCCTGATGAGTTCATCGAGCACGGCACCATCCCCATTCTGCGTGAGAAGCATGGCCTGACGGCCCAGCACGCCGCGGAGAAAATCCTCCAGCAGCTGGATCGGCAAGGGATTTCGCGGCAGGCGACCGCGGTATGA
- the xseB gene encoding exodeoxyribonuclease VII small subunit translates to MLRATPTPAVAAVEEPEVDFESAIGRLEELVAQMENEPLKLDALVQHYEEGSKLLAECEGKLDRARQRIQEIEAESAAQPGGSEPAPTKEKLDGGDEEGDELF, encoded by the coding sequence ATGCTCCGCGCCACCCCAACGCCCGCTGTCGCCGCCGTCGAAGAGCCGGAAGTGGATTTTGAATCCGCTATCGGGCGCTTAGAAGAATTGGTGGCCCAAATGGAGAACGAACCGCTCAAGTTGGACGCCCTCGTTCAGCACTATGAAGAGGGCTCCAAACTGTTAGCTGAATGTGAAGGAAAACTGGATCGAGCGCGACAGCGTATCCAGGAGATTGAAGCGGAAAGCGCCGCCCAGCCAGGCGGTTCCGAGCCCGCACCAACCAAGGAGAAACTTGATGGAGGAGACGAAGAAGGGGATGAGTTGTTCTGA
- a CDS encoding glycosyltransferase family 39 protein, producing the protein MSASAEFTPAILIRRAVFLLALLLLTFFYLFVDFQGLSTTSGMDQAQIAREIVRGNKFSTKFIRPLAVYHANKSLEGTGQEVTLSQFSDTFHSPLGPVVNSVGLRFFQGEGDFSFDRQALQKTVFPPDLAIAGMSVVLFLSSVGIFYLLIGRIFDGKIAGVSVTLVILSPLFWEYTQSGLPQMLMLFLFSFALYFSFKAVEATQVDRSPFVWVGLAAVFFGLLALSHWLAVWIFVGYLIYAVICFKPRGTVALVTLALFLLVITPWLVRNTRFNGQFTGLSFYALYEGLGGDIGNVMRNLDPERDPLNAEGLQSKVAFGAVRQLDDLLPFLGSILVAPVFFLSLLHPFRRPEIASFRWCILLMWIMALLGMSLFGVQEKIDSNQLHLLFAPIMTAYGLAFLSVLWNRLNFSSGPAFLANGHLIIVVLLAAIPMLLLVPRAMLRGGSPVKYNYPYIPAINAALSEVVRENEVVMTDQPWAVAWYADRLALWVPKDNRGLVEMEEYGAEKGTPMAGVFFTPVSVTEPLNPDIIKGPYRNWTQVFIQPYTRYFSEVPEDLRYKVPVFLGQEFFFLTDSQRELVGQDEQE; encoded by the coding sequence ATGAGCGCCTCCGCAGAATTCACTCCGGCCATCCTGATCCGTCGCGCGGTCTTCCTCCTGGCCCTGCTGCTGCTGACCTTTTTCTATCTCTTTGTGGATTTCCAAGGTCTTTCCACGACCTCGGGGATGGACCAAGCCCAGATCGCGCGCGAGATCGTCCGCGGGAACAAATTCTCCACCAAGTTCATCCGCCCGTTGGCGGTCTACCACGCCAACAAAAGCCTCGAAGGGACCGGACAAGAGGTCACGCTTTCCCAGTTCAGTGACACCTTCCATTCGCCGCTGGGGCCGGTCGTTAACTCGGTCGGCTTGCGCTTTTTCCAAGGCGAGGGGGATTTCAGCTTTGATCGGCAAGCGCTCCAGAAGACCGTCTTCCCGCCAGACCTGGCCATCGCGGGCATGTCGGTGGTGCTGTTCCTCAGTTCGGTCGGCATCTTCTACTTGCTGATCGGCCGGATCTTCGATGGGAAGATCGCGGGGGTCTCGGTCACGCTGGTCATCCTAAGCCCTCTCTTTTGGGAATACACCCAATCGGGCCTGCCGCAGATGCTGATGCTCTTCCTCTTCTCGTTTGCGCTCTATTTTAGTTTCAAAGCAGTCGAGGCCACCCAAGTGGATCGCTCGCCTTTTGTCTGGGTGGGCTTGGCCGCGGTCTTTTTCGGCTTGCTGGCTTTGAGTCATTGGCTGGCGGTTTGGATCTTCGTGGGCTACCTCATTTACGCTGTCATCTGCTTCAAACCACGCGGCACGGTCGCGCTGGTGACCTTGGCGCTCTTTCTCCTGGTCATCACCCCCTGGCTGGTGCGCAACACGCGCTTCAATGGGCAATTCACCGGGCTCTCCTTTTATGCCCTTTATGAAGGTCTGGGCGGGGACATCGGCAATGTCATGCGCAACCTCGATCCCGAGCGCGATCCCTTGAATGCCGAGGGGCTCCAGAGCAAGGTGGCCTTCGGGGCCGTGCGGCAGTTGGATGACCTCTTGCCCTTCCTGGGATCGATTCTGGTGGCGCCGGTTTTCTTTCTCTCCCTGCTGCATCCGTTCCGGCGACCGGAGATCGCCAGTTTCCGATGGTGCATCCTGCTGATGTGGATCATGGCCTTGCTCGGGATGTCCCTCTTCGGGGTGCAGGAGAAGATCGATTCCAATCAGCTGCATCTGCTCTTTGCGCCCATCATGACGGCCTATGGGCTGGCCTTTCTCTCGGTCTTGTGGAATCGACTCAACTTCAGCTCGGGGCCGGCCTTTCTCGCCAATGGGCACCTCATCATCGTGGTGCTCTTGGCCGCCATTCCCATGCTATTGCTGGTGCCCCGCGCCATGCTGCGCGGCGGCTCGCCCGTGAAATACAACTACCCCTACATCCCGGCCATCAACGCGGCCTTGAGCGAGGTGGTCCGGGAGAACGAAGTCGTCATGACCGATCAGCCTTGGGCCGTGGCCTGGTATGCTGATCGCCTGGCGCTCTGGGTGCCCAAGGACAACCGGGGGCTCGTCGAAATGGAGGAATACGGCGCCGAAAAGGGCACCCCCATGGCGGGCGTCTTTTTCACCCCCGTCTCGGTGACCGAACCGCTCAATCCCGACATCATCAAGGGCCCCTACCGCAACTGGACCCAAGTCTTCATCCAACCCTACACCCGTTACTTCTCGGAAGTGCCCGAGGACCTGCGCTACAAGGTGCCGGTCTTTCTGGGCCAGGAATTCTTCTTTCTGACCGATAGCCAGCGGGAGCTGGTGGGTCAGGACGAGCAGGAATGA